One window from the genome of Cryptomeria japonica chromosome 6, Sugi_1.0, whole genome shotgun sequence encodes:
- the LOC131051839 gene encoding F-box protein GID2-like — protein sequence MKKSCTDVIHNVDALYEIFKHLDAQSLALASCVSTSWHEASIDDNSWEVICTKNWPPTANSIGRLRYVVNVLGGFRHLYLKFLLPLRRHSYCKKNGLMEDNSVPWSEDHVRLSMSLLSIEYFEKLASFKTSPF from the coding sequence ATGAAGAAGTCTTGTACAGATGTTATACATAATGTGGACGCATTGTATGAGATTTTCAAGCATTTGGATGCTCAAAGCTTGGCTTTGGCTTCCTGTGTCTCTACGAGCTGGCACGAGGCTTCCATTGATGATAATTCGTGGGAAGTGATTTGCACTAAGAACTGGCCTCCCACTGCCAATTCAATTGGACGCCTTAGATATGTGGTGAATGTTTTGGGTGGATTCAGACATTTATATCTTAAGTTTTTACTTCCTCTCCGCAGACATTCTTATTGCAAGAAGAATGGTTTGATGGAGGATAATAGTGTTCCATGGAGTGAGGACCATGTTCGGCTCTCTATGTCTTTGCTTTCTATTGAGTATTTTGAGAAGCTTGCATCTTTCAAAACCAGTCCCTTCTAA